TGATAGCGCGCTTCCGGCTCCATCAGGCTGGCGTAGGGCGAGCCGACCAGCGCACACAACTCAACGGCGGGTTGACCGAACTGGCGTTCGCAATTGGGATCAAGAAACAGCATCGCCCAACTGGCTTCATTCAAGCGCTCGAAACGCAGCATGCCGAGCCGCGAGGGCACAGGCAACTGCGTCACTACCTCGGCCACCATACGGCTGGCGGCATCGGGTTGGCTCTTCATGAAGGGAACTCGCTTGGAAATATGCTGAACGCGCCGGGCTCTCGCCCTCTTTACTGTTGCCTGCGGCAAGGTTGCATCATTGCGGCACTGACTGACAAGAGTGATGAAGGCCAAGTGCTATAAGAATGTGTCGGCTGCACCGGGTATTTCTCCAGCGTCTGTCAGAAAAGAGTAAAAGATCGCAGCCTGCGGCAGCGCCAGCAGTGGAATGCGTTCCGTGTAGGCGCTGCCGCAGGCTGCGATCTTTTAAGGTTTAACGTAGTTTTATGACGATCGACTGCAGCTGTTTGCCATTGCGATCATGGTAATTGACCAAAATCTGATCAGCCTCGACCACCACATGGGCAAAATTGTCCTCACTCACCACTTGGCTGGTCAGCTCATGTCGGTAATCGCCCGCAGCCGTGTGCTCCAGTGGCTGATCGAGAATGAATGTGGAGGCCTTGGCATACGGCAACAGTTTGCTGTTGTACAGCGGCGAAGAAACGATGGTGTGGACTTCGAAGTCCGGGTCTTCGCTGTGGGTCAGGCGCGCGGTCAGCGAGCCGTGCACGTCGCCGGAGATGAACACGACATTCTTGATCTGCCGAGCGCGGATGGTTTCCAGCAGGCGTAGCCGTTGTTCCGGGAAGGCTTTCCAGGCGTCATCGCCATGCAGTTTGCGATCCGGGTAGAACATCACGCTGGTGACCACGAACTTGACCCGTGCGGGACTGTTGATCAGCCATTTGAGCAGCGCTTGTTCCTGAGCCTCATCGAGGATGCGTCGATCATCGGCCGACAAGTTACGGTGGGTGCGGCTGTCGGTTACGAACCATTCGATATCGCCGTCGCTGAACTGATACCAGTAATGCTCAAGTACTGAGCGATCAATTTGGCCGTTAGTTGTGAGTGGATGTACCGGGCTGTGACTGGCTTGATACAACTCATAGGCGGCCATGGCATTGCGGTATAAATCTTCGTCGGACTTGCTGGCATTGGCAGGCCAGTTATCTTCGATTTCATGATCATCCAGAATCATGTAAGTAGAGGTGCCGGACATCAGTCGTTTAATGTTGGGCTGGGAGAAGGCAGCGCGGTATTTTTCAAGTATGTCTTTATATTCGTGATCCGGTGCAATCAGATTCAAGTCATCGACATAGATTTGATCGCCGGTCATTAAAATCGCACTGATCGGCGGTTGCGCACCTTCAATCAATTGATTGATGGAGGCGAAGATCCGGTCGCCCAGTTGCGGCAGCGAAGCAATGCCTGCGGTCATGCGCAAGTAGCGGCAAGAGCCGATGATGTAGGCCCGCGCCTGCAAGGCTTTGCTGGAGCGGGTGCGGAACCGGTAGATCTCCCTGGGCCACTGCAGCGGTAGCTCCGCGACACTGTCCATGGTGTGAACCGGACTCATCGGGCTGAACCAGCCTGCCTGATACTCGTATTCGGTATCGCCGCTCAAGTTGTTGAGTGCGAAAACTTCTGACAGATCACGAAGTTCG
The sequence above is drawn from the Pseudomonas sp. FP2196 genome and encodes:
- a CDS encoding alkaline phosphatase D family protein is translated as MLRPAIGPIIGHTTTNHARIFIRGDRQNNATVFGAIRYRASGAEQWSPALFAKLSELRDLSEVFALNNLSGDTEYEYQAGWFSPMSPVHTMDSVAELPLQWPREIYRFRTRSSKALQARAYIIGSCRYLRMTAGIASLPQLGDRIFASINQLIEGAQPPISAILMTGDQIYVDDLNLIAPDHEYKDILEKYRAAFSQPNIKRLMSGTSTYMILDDHEIEDNWPANASKSDEDLYRNAMAAYELYQASHSPVHPLTTNGQIDRSVLEHYWYQFSDGDIEWFVTDSRTHRNLSADDRRILDEAQEQALLKWLINSPARVKFVVTSVMFYPDRKLHGDDAWKAFPEQRLRLLETIRARQIKNVVFISGDVHGSLTARLTHSEDPDFEVHTIVSSPLYNSKLLPYAKASTFILDQPLEHTAAGDYRHELTSQVVSEDNFAHVVVEADQILVNYHDRNGKQLQSIVIKLR